The Portunus trituberculatus isolate SZX2019 chromosome 33, ASM1759143v1, whole genome shotgun sequence DNA segment CCAGCCTGGGTTTCCTTAGCACCTTTTCGTTTATCTTAGTATGGTATTCTTTTCAACCTTCATGCaatttggtttatttttctttcttctcctcttcccatcttcGCAGCCACTTTCCAAACTCCTTTCTGATCCAGGTTACTTTAATAAACTATACTATTCCTTTCAACCTTCATATAATTtggcttaattttctttcttctctccctcttcccatctTCGCAGCCATTTTCCAAACTCCTTTCTGATCCAGGTTACTTTAATAAACTGCTTAACTAACCCTTTCATCTTTCCAATGCTGGAGACCATTCCTAATCCCCATAAAAAATGACATATTATTTGCCAAGAACGAGGTAAAAGATTACAATTATAGTGATGAACAAGTAGACATAATTCCTAATGCTTCCATCACAAGTACTAATATTAATTCAATGGAGTCTTTTCTTGATAactaagaataaaatgaaaagctaCGATCAAATTATTAAACTTTCCTACACGATAATCTGAGACATTTCTTGTTCCACAGCTACTTTTGGACATTGTACCGCCTAGATACTGGTCCAATTTATGCTTTAATTACCTTTTTACTCTTCTAGGGGTTGTAACgattttgtgcagtacttttgTTGCAGTGAATTGTATGCCATGACGAGAGGATTGATACATGTATAttaattagtctctctctctctctctctctctctctctctctctctctctctctctctgctgagacgttaggttaaaaagaaaatgtgtaattTTTTGAGGGAAtgtagaaattctctctctctctctctctctctctctctctctctctctctctctctctctctctctctctctctctctctctctctcacacacagattttttttctttcgttttgcatgtttgggaaaaatgaagagtatTTTTGAGGAAGTGTAGAAGgattacatacacaaacacctctctctctctctctctctctctctctctctctctctctctctctctctctctgtctcaccttAAACTTCCGGTACTCCCATGCTCTCTGCGACAGGCCCCTGAGCTTGGGTTTGTTGTCATTAAGGTGCTCCAGACGCAGGAAATTTGTCATCCAGGTGGTGGAGGCTGACTGGAGGGAGACAGACACAGGGGCTTTGAATGGCGTGTAATAATTTGAAGATACGATGACACAATAGGCTGAAATAGACATAGAAAGGATATATTgatgggaaggaaggtgtggaagagaaggagagagagagagagagagagagagagagggagagatatggAAATTATCCGCAACAGCTAAGGTCATATGGCACCGCAAGGGTTAACGGAAGAACGCTACATCTCCCACCGGGCAACTAGGTTTGGTAagaattcgaacccgggccGCCTAGACAGGAGGCTCGAACACAAGCCGCCTTAACCAACTGCGCCACCCGCCCCTCCAcccctcgagagagagagagagagagagagagagagagagagagagagagagagagagagagagagagagagagagagagagagagagagagagagagagagagagagagagagagagagagagagagagagagagagagagagagagagagagagtagaaaaagtggAATGTCATGTAATTTGAgttaatgggaagaaaataagaataaattttgatgaaaaaaaatagagtataATAGGAAGTGGGTCAATGTAAAAACTAATGTATGATTATGTTCTCTTAtagaagaaatacacacacacacacacacacacacacacacacacacacacacacacacacaccgcgtagtgtagtggttagcatgctcgactcacaatcgagtaggcccgggttcgagtcccgggaagcggcgaagcaaatgggcaagcctcttaatgtgtggcccctgttcacctagcagtaaaacaggtacgggatgtaactcgagtggttgtggcctcgctttcccggtatgtggagtgtggtgtggtctcagtcctacccgaagatcggtcactacgagctctgagttCTCTCCGCAGGGGAAAGgttggttgggtgaccagcagacgaccgtggtgaataaaacacacacacacacacacacacacacacacacacacacacacacacactctctctctctctctctctctatgagctCTGTCCATACATAACACTCGTCCATTGATACTGTTGCTtgagaaaaaataactaataaacaaaaaaattaataaaataaataaataaataaatgccggCCAATGATAACTGTTATATTCAGAGGACTCCCACCTTGTATATAGGTATCATAACAACTGTCCTTATGATGCGCAAGCTACctaataaaaacaagatgaaatagAACACGGTGCCATGTCTCCagagaataagatggaaagacGTGCCGAAGCGTGACATGAATAAACTTTGActacaagaagaggaagcaaagaatAAAACAAGTGGAAAAAGTAAACTCGagcggcttttttttttttggaagatTTGaacctggccaagggcaacaaaaaatataagaagtaaGGCCCAcctgattgccagttccctaaaaggttagtagagttaccctaaagtctgggacaaatgtttttaaacctccctcttaaaagaagtcaagtcgtagaaagatggaatacagaagcaggcagggagttacagagtttaccagagagaggcTGGGGATTAGAGGTCGTATGAAGAAGAACACTGCCATGTCCTCGCCTCACCTTGTATATTGGGCAGTAGACAAGAGGCGGGTCCCTGTCCTTGGCCCACACAAAGCTCAGACTCAGCTTCTCCTCCAGCCCTGGGTAAGCCTCGCAAGTCTCCGCCACACGTGCCAAGCGTCGCATCTGCACCTCCAGCTGCTCGTCCACCAGCTGCTCTATCTGTCACGGAGAacatagaaaacgaagacaTTTTAAAGGGAATCTTTCTTATTAGAGTCTTTCACTTCCACATGTGTCTAATAGTACAGGATTACGTTTATATTTAGGTGACATttaagaaaagaacacaagagagagagagagagagagagagagagagagagagagagagagagagagagagagagagagagagagagagagagagagagagagagagagagagcgctttggagttcgaggggtctccaagcgcacgggttcgaatcctgtccacggtccgagtgtaggttgggcttcctcactcgggacaacggtttcctagcgggtgggctttgagataggaggtaccccaaaaagtatcccctttagcccagaaattcccgtgaaaagcccacatggtataaaaaaacaagagagagagagagagagagagagagagagagagagagagagagagagagagagagaaacagaaaacggatgGGGGTCTTCCTTGTTAAGCCTTTCAGTACCACACGGGTCTAATAGTacgtgattattattttttttttgatgatatataagaaaagaagagcatgagagagagagagagagagagagagagagagagagagagagagagagagagagagagagagagagagagaaaacgaaggcaCTTTAGGGGATGGTCTTCCTTATTAAGCCCTTGAGCACCACACGCGTCTGCTTTTATTTTCAAGATATTAGTACGGGGTCATTTAAATTTAGGtgatattaaagaaaacaaaatataagaaaatgaaaaaaaagaaaagaaaatgaaggtgcTTTAGAGGGGAGGGACCTTCTTTATTAAGCCTTTccgaagacaaagaagaagacgacgaagaagaagacgaagaagaagacgaagaagaagacaaagaagaagacgaagaacacaacaacaagaacaacagaaaaaaaaaagaaccgatCATGACAAGAACAATGACCTCAAAACAGCACCATCATTTCCTTTGCTATctcagtcatcatcatcatcatcatcattatcatcgtcatcttcatcttcatcatcgtcatcttcaTAATTTCATGCATACAAGCAATCATTTACATAAGAATACCACTTTTTCTTACGAGAGGAGCAAAAAGACACTTTCAGGCCAGGCTTCCCACTCCTCCCCACCTCTTTCCGTCACCTGCCGCTTCTTTACACATGTGCTGACTTGACCCAAAGGTTATTGACGTATAGAGAAAGTTTGCAAGAATGACTATGGGTTTTTGCTTATGTAGCCTTTTAAGGTGATAATGAAGGCATGCATGTTAattctttgtcttgttcttcgttatttttattattattttttttctagattatCCGCACTAACTGAAcctaacttacctaacctacTTAATAATCTCAGTATTTATGTATCAAtctttctatcaatctatcagtCTGTCAATTAATTTTAGGTGAATGGCAGCACTAACATTAATAAaattctatccatttatctgtctatttacctatttatatatctatccatctatctataccTAACACAAGTGACAAAGAAGACGCAGTACTCTCACATCACCCCACCAGTACCTCTTTGCATCATCCATCtcgcttcttcctttccttaagaTGCATTTCTAACCCTTAAGGCTGCACGCATCGCTTACTCGGGTCATTGCATATCCTGAACCCGCCATATCCAGTTTATTCTTGCAGGAACCATCTGTTGAAATGTCTCGGCAAAACACCTAATTAAATGATCGACTATTTAATAAGGAGACCAATGACTTACTGACAGAATAGTAAATAGCTTAACAATGGAAGACTAAATGAATGATTGGGTAAATGAATGAGGAGTTATTGGAATGGCTaattgactgaccgactgaatgactgattgagTTTTGAAAGACTAATGGACTAATTCAACGGACCGACTGATTGAATAACCTGACAAGCAACTAACGAACGCACATACTGACCACCATGGCAAGCAACAAACTGACCAAATGTAACTGAAAATAACGGACAgctagagaaaagataaaaaaaaaaaaaaaaaaaatgacagtcatCTTCCTGTGCACAAAACcggaccataaaaaaaaaagaaaaagaaaataataaaaaaaaaagcgcattAACTCGCACAACTGATCACCACGCCAAGCAACAAACTGACCAAATACACCGGAAAGAACAACGGACatctaaagaaaaagaagacaagaagaaaaaaaaaacactcattcaTCTTCCTGTATAATAAAACCTGGCCGTAAAGACAGAAAATAGAgcatgacaataaaaaaaaaaaagcagcatatAAGGAGTTTCAGATCCAGTTGCTTTTTGATGAGTTCGTTGGATGAGTGTTCAAGCTTGCGAAACCCTTAGAGAGCAGGACAGCGTTATGGATATTCCGCTCTCCAAGGGTTCTCAAGCTTGAACACTCATCCaacaaactcacaaaaaaagCATTAACCTGTTTTTTGCGAAGTATTCAGCATTTCTAAAACGGCTGCGTTGTTTCTCCATGTAATTACTTTATAAGAATGAATTGCATGTTAAATAAATTACGTAAAAATCTAGACACAATGGAATATCagtaattaaagcaaaaatgaagaaaagaaaagaagaaaaactcatTCATCTTCCTGTACAATAAACCCAgccaaaaagacaaaaacagagcaggaaaaaaaaaaaaacataaacctGTTCTTTCTCCACACTCATGTTCTTCAGACGCCGGAGAAAACCAGTCTCGGCcgagaaaaaaagtcacataccccagcagacacacacacacacacccgctgCGCCTTGCCACAATTACCGCTCGTGAGGCTTCCCCCTGCTAGCGTCTGTACAGTTACCTCAGCAGTGGATTGGTTACAAATACAATGAACCTTGGCTAGAGGTTGATTTATGTGACTGTCTGCCTCGTTTTGTTGGTCTGTGAGTGGTTTATTgaggcagcagagagagagaggagaagatgcTGATTGATAAGTAAAGATAtgatagagaaatgaaataatgaggaaatgataaaatagaaggagaaaaataatagataagaggaggaaggaggaggaggaggaggaggaggaggaggaggaggaggaggaggaggaggaggaggaggaggaggaggagatggggaagaagaagaagaagaagaagaagaagaagaagaagaagaagaagaagaagaagaagaagaagaaagaaagaagaaagaagaagaagaagaagaagaagaagaagaagaagaagaagaagaagaagaagaagaagaagaagaaaagaaaaaagaaagaaagaagaagaaggaaaagaagaagatgaagatgaatatgaagatgaagaaaaagaagaagatgaagaaggtgtTTGCATCATTTGGTTCGTTAGTGAATGATTTATTGAAGCAGtatacagagagaaaagagaaaattctggtagataaataaatggataaatatatgATAGAATAGATTGAtcaaaatagaacaagaaaatgagaaaaatattgtaaatgcaattaatgaaatataaactcaatgaatagataaatagatgtataaataaaacagacaaaataaagatgaaaaattaagaaataaattattGGAAACAGGTAATAATTTaaatagatgaacaaaaaacactgaaataaaacagactttcacacacacacacacacacacacacacacacacacacacacacacacacacacacacactcagaataCAGGAAAtagattattttttcccttaaaattctggaaaaaggaaaaaaaaactttcgccttatgaaggaaaaaaataataattggcTCAAATTGactatataaaaaggaaaagaaaaaaaataaagaaaaaatcgagAAATACAAGAAGACAAGATGTATGCAAAAGAGGAAGCGATAATACAAGTAAAGAAGTGCAATATGAattcagaaagaaaaaagtgtttgaaatttaggaggaaaataaaaaagaatgcaatgaaataatagaacacggattaaaaaaataaagaaaaatgcaacaGAGCaagattgacaaaaaaaaaaaaaaatagatacttaatgaagaagacaaaaggaaatgaaagaaaacaacaaagaatcacacaaaaataagaataaaaataaacagtgtatatatcataataaataaaagataacaagtaAATgctaagaaaaatagtaaaagaagaaagaaaaagaaagaacagcaaATCCAAAAAGATActtaatgaagtaaaaaaaaaaaaaaaaaaaaaaaaaaaaaaattcaagaaaaacagcCGCCGCCATGGTACAatggaatcatgcgtgctttggggtccgcggggtctccaagcgcacgggttcgaatcctgtccacggttcgagtgtaggttgggtttcctctctcggggcaacggtttcctagcgggtgtgctttgagataggaggtaccctaaaaaaagtatcccctttagccctgaaattcccgtgaaaagcccacagggtgtaaaaaaaaaaaaaaaaaaaaaaatcacacataaaagaaaaagagacagtgcATATACCataacaaataaagaataacaaatgaacgataaaaatacagcaaaagaaagaacagcAAATCAAGGACATGACCCACCATGTGCCGCGTAAACATCCTACCTGTCCTTACCTCCGGGTCATCGTAGCGTCGCTGAGATATCCTTCTAAGGAGCGCACCGTTAGAAGGCTCAAGTATCGTAGGCCAGATTGCTTCATTTTCTGTGGCATGTCGCTTCGGCTTACACGGGTACACGAGGCTGTTGTTATTTGGAGGTTTCCCCTTGCAATTAGTTTCTCTTATACgtgggaaggcagagagaggcaCCCTGTTCTCCCATTCCGCAGGAGGCGCTGATGGAGGATTCAAGAGTACTGAGGGGAAGTTGAATGCAGTGTCCAGCTCAGAGCTTTCCTCAGAGTcgttatcctcttcttctctaacAGGAAGATCCACTAGAAAGTCCCATTCCGAGGTCTGATTCACGGGGAGGTTAGTGTCTTCCCTCTCACCTACGAGGGGCTTGTACCAGTCACTCTTCTCATTAATATTCTTGTGGGTCTCAACATCCGAGGCTGCCCGGGCGTTCCTCTGGGTGTTTGTCCTGCGCCTTAAAGATTCAACGGGCAGGTTGATGGAGCTGTACATCACCAGACTCACCCCGAGCACCGTCAGCACCATCCGCGTCAGTCGCTTGATTTTGACCAACATTGTAGAAGATTCAGAAGTCAATGGATGTCCTTCCTTGTATACCGCTTGTATTTGTCTCTCGTTATTTTCAgggtgtgtctctctcttctcttattttcaggggtgtgtgtctctcttgtcttattttcaGGGCGTGTATCTATCCTCTAATATATTCAGGGGTGtgtgtctctcctctcttattgtaagggtgtgtgtctctcctttcttattttcagggTGTATGTGtcacctttttattatttttcagggtgtgtatctcttctctcttgttatttCAGTGGTGTGTTCTCCCTGTCAATTTCAggatgtgactctctctctcctttctacgGTATgcgtctctcctctcttatcaTCTTCGGTGTGCGTGTGCCTTCCATTAATTTCAaggtctctcttctctcttcttgttttcagtgtgtgtgtctctcctgTCTTACTCCTAGAAATGTGTGGTGAGGTCCTCTACTTCCACCTAGCATTGTGAGTTCAGCATTCACTCATATGATTTAAAAGTTCGTGGGTTTGCTTTTCTATTTTGCATATTTGAGGTATGTCTTTTTCTGTTTAGGTCATTGAAGTATTTCTCGCCCACAGTGCATCATGGAAGTGTTTTAATGACGGTATCTCAGTCAATAGGtgaatttttatctttttttcttcattcacgcATTTCAAGGTCACCGCACACTGGTCAGAAGTATACATACACTCCTTTCCTAACGATTTCTATTAGATTGCGCTACTCGTTTATAACACAAGCCAATGAgtgtcttctcctctcctctagtCACTTGAGGATCATCTTCACACACTGTACGGAAGCAGCGTCTCTGCTTTCTTATTACTTACTTATTGCAAGGTCATCTTCGCACGCTGTACACAAATACGAGAAAACTTCCTACTCTGAACATCGTGGCCTGGCAATTCACGTAAGTCCTCATGCAAGGGAAGTCAACGAGTGTCTACTTCCTACTCTCCTCGGGTCATCTATGTACGCACATGACAAGGGGAGGAGCTAGTGCCGAGGCGCAGCGTCGGGGAACATATCCTACACTCCCAGCTGCCTGAGGAACACTGGCTAACCTAACGGGAAGGAAGACGAACACTAGCGGGTCAATGAACTCCGGGCCGTGTGAGGCGGAGTAGTGTGAGCGAAAACAATTCCTTACTCATATCAAACGTTTCACCGTCGTCTTATTTCGTCAGGTTTTAATACGCTCTGAAAATTGGtaaggttttcaaggtgttCGTGATTGTAGTGACAAGTTAACGAGGAATTTGCATTATCAGTGGAGTGGAGAAACACTTAATTCAGTCCAAGTGTAATTATAACTGTAGCCGATGAAAGATTCTGATAAGAGTCATGAGCGTTTGGAAACcggtgaaggaaataaaggaggagtgGAGAAGAGACGACGGAGCATTAACACATGAAAGGCTTTATCACCAAATCACGCagcaaaacagaaaagaagatcaagaaataCACagtaacataaaacaaaaaaaaaaactaacactaCAAGGAAGCATTCACCGAGTCGTATAATTAAAGTTGAATAAGTAATGGCACAAAAAATATCAGGTAAATGCGAGAGGCTATCCACCGAACGTGACTAGACTAACTAAACAGAAACAGTACTCAGACCCAAGACAGAACCAGTACTCAGACGCATATTAGTacctttcttaaccccttcagtaccatgacgcgtttctatattcactctgcttactatttggcgactttatacagcttcagaaacttatgtggagattaaaatagtgaagtctctggccattaatcttctgacctccatagaccattggtaatgtcaataaaatggtctaatggcgcacaaatttcaaggtaaaaatgtatcccagtattgaaggggttaaaggcttCAGAGACGGTGACACGACTTTCCATGTTTTTTCCCCACTCAGTAATTGCAAAGGAACATTGTTagactgtcactagaaccataaaaacaccgcTGGAATCTTGAATAACTTTATCACTAAGACCATAAAAACACAGCTGGAATCTTGAATAACTTATCACCAGGACCATGAAAAACACCACTTAGAAACACGAACTACTTTATCACTGGAATCATACAACAAATACGCTACTGGAAACTTGAACTACCTTACACTAGACTTATAAATACAACACTGAAATCAAGAAACCTGGATTACTTTATCACTAAACTCATGAAAACACCACTGGACACCTGGAAACATGAACTAATTTATCAATGGAATCATACAAAAACACCACTGGAAACCTAGAAACCTGGATTATCACTAGACTCATAAACACATCACTGGAAACCTGACAACCTGAATTACTTTGTCACAATACTAAATACACAACTGAAAACCTTGGATCCTTTGTTAATTTCTCActggaaacaaaaaaacaccactgGAGACCTGGAAACTATTTTATCACTGGAATCATAACACACCACTGGAAACCTGAATGACTGAGTTAACTATACCCAAAGTGAGACGCCGAGACATCTCAGCGTGTGGTTACTGCTGGAAATAACTGGATATGGCGGGTTCAGGACATGCAAGGCCCCGAATAAACGACACTGTGCAGCCTTAACAGACGCGACGGTTAGGAATGCAtctgaaagaaaggaggaagcgaGATGGAAGATGCAAAGAGGTACTGGTGGGGTGGTGTAAGAGTACTGCGTCTTGTTTGTCATTTGTTTTAGGTGAAAGAAGGAGGTTCTGCGAGGCGATGTGGATATAATGtaacctttgagagagagagagagagagagagagagagagagagagagagagagagagagagagagagagagagagagagagagagagagagagagagagagagagagagagagagagagagagagagagagagagagagagagagagagagagagagagagagagactttgtaaCTTAGTAAACTTGAGAGAGACCTATGCCGACCAAATTCCTGCCATAGGAAAACTAGATAGTTGATAAGATCTGAcctttcactcacacacacacccacccacacacacactcacacacacacacacacacacacacacacacacacacacacacacacacacacacacacacacacacacacaaacacacccggtagctcagtggttagagcgctggctcggggttcgattccccggccgggtggagatatttgggtgtgtctcctttcacgtgtagcccctgttcacctagcagtgagtaggtacgagatgtaaatcgaggagttgtgaccttgttgtcccggtgtgtggtgtgtgcctggtctcaggcctatccgaagatcggaaataatgagctctgagctcgttccgtagggtaacgtctggctgtctcgtcagagactgcagcagatcaaacagtgaaacacacacacacacacacacacacacacacacacacacacacacacacacacacacacacacacacacacacacacacacacacacacacacacacacacacacacacacacacacacacacacacacacacacacacacacacacacacacacacacacacacacacacacacacacacacacacacacacacacacgcacacacaaacacaccaggtagctcagtggttagagcgctggttgggggttcgattccccggccgggtggagatatttgggtgtgtctcctttcacgtgtagcccctgttcacctagcagtgagtaggtacgggatgtaaatctaggagttgtgaccttgttgtcccggtgtgtggtgtgtgcctggtctcaggcctatcccaagatcggaaataatgagttctgagctcgttccgtagggtaacgtctggctgtctcgtcagagactgcagcagatcaatcaaacacacatagactcacacacacacccacccacccacccacccacacacacacacacacacacacacacacacacacacacacacacacacacacacacacacacccaaacacccaccaccacccacccacccacccacacacacacacacacacacacacacacacacacacacacacagacctacatagacagacacacacacacacacacacacacacacacacacacacacacacacacacacacacacacctgaactaAATTAATATCCTCTCAAAAagagcttctcttcctcctcttcttcttcttacagcGCATAAATAAGTCTTCTGTGGACTAATTTCGtttccattaaaaaaagaaaataaataaaaacagagggaaagaaaacttcaaagataacaaacacaaaaggaaactctctctctctctctctctctctctctctctctctctctctctctctctctctctctctccacagcatTATCAGGGAGAGAAAGCAACACGCAGCGCCAGTGTTATttacagaaatgaaaaatggtTAAGCCATGTGACGCAGATTGCCATCAGTGAATGCGGCAACTTGTAACGATCTCATCTGCCAAgttccgggagagagagagagagagagagagagagagagagagagagagagagagagagagagagagagagagagagagagagagagagagagagagagagagagagagagagagagagagagagagagagagagagagagagagagagagagtcgcatcACATAACCTTTctgtcatttttcatttttcctccctttatttcAGTTCCTGGCGTGATTAGTGTGACTTTGTGTTGAACCGAATGGAAAATAAACATGCACCGCGTATCTCTCACTCTCATTTCATATTACAGAGTACAGCTTGTCACACTGGTTGCCTTTGTATGCAGAGGAACGGCTGTGCGCCTCTGTTTATTACGTACAGGT contains these protein-coding regions:
- the LOC123512342 gene encoding carbohydrate sulfotransferase 11-like — protein: MLVKIKRLTRMVLTVLGVSLVMYSSINLPVESLRRRTNTQRNARAASDVETHKNINEKSDWYKPLVGEREDTNLPVNQTSEWDFLVDLPVREEEDNDSEESSELDTAFNFPSVLLNPPSAPPAEWENRVPLSAFPRIRETNCKGKPPNNNSLVYPCKPKRHATENEAIWPTILEPSNGALLRRISQRRYDDPEIEQLVDEQLEVQMRRLARVAETCEAYPGLEEKLSLSFVWAKDRDPPLVYCPIYKSASTTWMTNFLRLEHLNDNKPKLRGLSQRAWEYRKFKPRFGGGHQRVFLDYPKPETLREKRRVFKNAVRFIVVRHPFDRLVSVYRDKIARPNPLPFRPYFQDLQKAIVGRYRHPGSEDLLPPQPTFSEFVDYLIESTENLKTMSDWTTKVICWTPYWVQCGVCTSDYQVVIKVETMKSDEQLLAHVANLTEIQDGSKWENKRKGPPPDFFKTLTTSQVKALYRRYKEDFDLFGYTIDEYLSTAREV